GTGGAACGACCTCGGGTCGTGGGACGAGGCCTATCGCGTGGCCGAGAAGGACGGCGACGAGAACGTGATCGTCGGCACCGTCTTTGCGCGCGACACGCGCCGCTGCCACATCTCGACGACGGCAAAACGTGTTGTCGCGGCGATCGGGGTCGAGGATCTCTCGATCATCGACACCGACGACGCGGTGCTGGTGTGCCGCAGAGGGCGTTCGCAGGAAGTGAAGGACATCGTCGATCTCCTCAAAAAACAGAATCTGAAAAAACACCTGTGACACGGGTCGCACTCACATACGGCCTCACGCTCGCGCTCGGGCTGCCCCTGCTCGGATTCCTGCAGGGCTGCGCGCCGTCGCGCGAACTCGACCAGCCCGATCCGCTCGCGGAATCGTCGGTGGTTGTGCGCGAATCGGCCGAGGGTGTCGCCTCGTACTACGCGAACAAGTTTCACGGGCGCAAGACGGCCAGCGGCGAGAGGTACGACAAGCGCCGCATGACCGCGGCACACAAGACGTATCCCTTCGGCACCTGGCTGCGTGTCACCTCGCTGCGCAGCGGCGCCTCGGTGATCGTGCGGGTCAACGACCGCGGACCGCTGCGCGCCAACCGCATTGTGGACCTGAGCCGCGCCGCCGCCGAGGAACTCGGCATGATCCGCGCCGGACTCGACCGCGTGCGCGTCGAGGTGCTCGACTGGAACGCCCGCACGGGCGTCGAGCGCGACGAGTAGCTCCGCACAGACGCGCAATCCCCGGTGAACGGCCCGCACGTGCTTCCCTGGCTGCTGCATTGCGCGCCCTCGTTCCGGCGTCCCGCGCGGTATTCCATCACCATGCTCGGACTCGCGGCCGGATTCGTGCCGCGTTTTCTCGACAGCGCCGCCGACGCGCGCGGCATCCCGCACTGCCGCTACGGCGTCGCCGATGACGACACCGCGGCCGCGGATTCCTGCATTCTCACCATCCCCGCCGCGCCCGATGCCGCGATGCTGACCGGCGCCACGACGCTCGACATCAGTCGTGCGGCGACACGCGCGCTCGATAATCGGATCTACCTGTCTC
The Ignavibacteriota bacterium DNA segment above includes these coding regions:
- a CDS encoding septal ring lytic transglycosylase RlpA family protein — its product is MLGFLQGCAPSRELDQPDPLAESSVVVRESAEGVASYYANKFHGRKTASGERYDKRRMTAAHKTYPFGTWLRVTSLRSGASVIVRVNDRGPLRANRIVDLSRAAAEELGMIRAGLDRVRVEVLDWNARTGVERDE